A region of Nerophis ophidion isolate RoL-2023_Sa linkage group LG28, RoL_Noph_v1.0, whole genome shotgun sequence DNA encodes the following proteins:
- the LOC133544898 gene encoding large ribosomal subunit protein eL43, translated as MAKRTKKVGIVGKYGTRYGASLRKMVKKIEISQHAKYTCSFCGKTKMKRKAVGIWHCGSCMKTVAGGAWTYNTTSAVTVKSAIRRLKELKDQ; from the exons GCCAAGCGCACCAAGAAGGTGGGGATCGTTGGTAAATATGGCACGCGTTATGGCGCATCGCTGAGGAAGATGGTGAAGAAAATAGAAATCTCCCAGCACGCTAAATACACCTGCTCTTTCTGTGGGAAG ACCAAGATGAAGAGGAAGGCTGTGGGTATCTGGCACTGCGGGTCCTGCATGAAGACCGTGGCCGGAGGGGCCTGGACTTACAA CACAACTTCTGCCGTCACAGTCAAGTCTGCCATCAGGAGACTGAAGGAGTTGAAGGACCAGTAA